Proteins encoded by one window of Armatimonadota bacterium:
- a CDS encoding CCA tRNA nucleotidyltransferase, translated as MSPEEAAREVVRRLQQAGYEAYWAGGCVRDLLLGRTPKDYDVATSARPEEVLRLFPDALLVGATFGVVRVRVGGHWIEVATFRVEGPYLDGRHPSQVYYASALEDVRRRDFTINGLLLDPITGTLLDWVSGQRDLAERRLRTIGDPWERFQEDRLRMLRAVRLACELDFAIDPETLAAIRALADRIRSTSWERIRDELLRLLTGPRRGRGLRLLDETGLLPHILPEVAAMKGIPQPPQHHPEGDVFTHTILSLDALRDPSAVLAMATLLHDVGKPRTFTRGERVWFPAHDRVGAELAREICQRLRLSHRETERIVALVRDHMRLSDLPRMRESKRRAFFARPDFEELLELYRADCVASHGDLSTYEWILAHREQLRPEDVNPPRLLTGWDLRALGLQPGPVFRKILEAVRDAQLEGRVRSREEALEFVRELLRTQEKPHGESNSHPESPGEVRTVP; from the coding sequence CTGAGCCCTGAGGAGGCCGCCCGCGAGGTCGTCCGGCGCCTCCAGCAAGCTGGGTACGAGGCGTACTGGGCAGGGGGGTGTGTCCGGGACCTGCTCTTGGGGCGAACCCCGAAGGACTACGATGTGGCCACTAGTGCCCGCCCGGAGGAAGTCCTGCGTCTATTCCCCGATGCCCTCCTGGTAGGGGCTACTTTCGGGGTGGTTCGTGTGCGGGTGGGGGGCCACTGGATAGAGGTGGCCACCTTCCGGGTGGAGGGCCCCTACCTCGACGGTCGGCATCCCTCACAGGTTTATTATGCCTCCGCGCTGGAGGACGTCCGTCGGCGGGACTTCACCATTAACGGGCTTCTCCTGGATCCCATCACCGGTACGCTCCTCGACTGGGTTTCCGGACAGCGGGATCTAGCGGAGCGGCGGCTGCGCACCATCGGAGACCCCTGGGAGCGCTTCCAGGAGGACCGGCTCCGGATGCTGCGGGCGGTGCGGCTCGCGTGCGAGCTGGATTTCGCCATCGACCCGGAGACCTTGGCGGCCATCCGAGCGCTCGCGGATCGGATCCGCTCCACGAGCTGGGAGCGGATCCGGGACGAGCTCCTCCGCCTCCTCACCGGTCCCCGTCGGGGACGCGGGCTGCGGCTTTTGGACGAGACCGGGCTCCTTCCGCACATCCTCCCTGAAGTGGCGGCGATGAAGGGCATCCCGCAGCCGCCTCAGCACCATCCGGAAGGAGATGTCTTCACGCATACCATCCTGAGCCTCGACGCCCTGCGGGATCCTTCCGCGGTGCTGGCCATGGCCACCCTGCTGCACGATGTCGGCAAGCCCCGCACCTTCACACGAGGTGAGCGGGTATGGTTCCCTGCCCATGACCGGGTGGGCGCGGAGCTCGCGAGGGAGATCTGCCAGCGCCTCCGGTTGAGCCACAGGGAGACCGAACGGATTGTAGCCCTGGTGCGGGACCACATGCGCTTGAGCGACCTCCCCCGCATGCGGGAATCCAAACGCCGGGCCTTCTTCGCCCGACCGGACTTCGAGGAGCTGTTGGAACTGTATCGGGCGGACTGCGTGGCGAGCCACGGGGATCTCTCCACGTACGAGTGGATCCTCGCCCACCGCGAACAACTCCGTCCGGAGGATGTCAACCCGCCGAGGCTCCTGACGGGGTGGGACCTCAGGGCCCTCGGACTGCAGCCCGGCCCCGTTTTCCGGAAGATCCTGGAGGCGGTGCGGGACGCCCAGCTGGAGGGGCGGGTACGGAGCCGGGAGGAGGCGCTGGAGTTCGTCCGCGAACTCCTGCGCACGCAGGAAAAGCCCCACGGGGAGTCGAACTCGCATCCGGAATCCCCGGGGGAGGTCCGGACGGTTCCGTGA
- the mnmA gene encoding tRNA 2-thiouridine(34) synthase MnmA, whose product MARVAVAMSGGVDSAVAAALLVEAGHEVVGFTMNLWPSWLTEEETGPTCCGIGAVEDARDVARQLGIPHYVLNLREAFEAAVIRPFAEAYARGRTPNPCVACNRYIKFSLLLEKVAALGMEYLATGHYARVRWQGGRFRLLRAADRAKDQSYVLYALTQQELSRLLFPVGEHTKPRIREMARRLGLAVADKPESQEICFVPRGHYTQVVARFVPEALRPGPIYDTEGRLVGTHQGIARYTLGQRRGLGIAAGRPLYVVAILADRNALVVGEEADLRVAEVELEEVSWVQGEPPACRFAATVRLRHGAPDVPAEVECLAEGVRVRFRDPVGATNAGQVACLYRGEEVLGGGVVRRVRTLGGERFEQAMAVPVCTG is encoded by the coding sequence ATGGCGCGGGTTGCGGTGGCCATGAGCGGCGGTGTGGACAGCGCGGTGGCCGCAGCCCTCCTTGTGGAGGCTGGGCACGAAGTGGTGGGCTTCACCATGAACCTGTGGCCCAGCTGGCTAACGGAGGAGGAAACAGGCCCCACGTGCTGCGGGATCGGGGCCGTGGAGGACGCCCGGGACGTGGCGCGCCAGCTGGGTATTCCCCACTACGTCCTGAACCTGCGGGAGGCCTTTGAAGCCGCGGTGATCCGGCCCTTTGCGGAGGCCTATGCCCGGGGCCGCACTCCCAACCCGTGCGTGGCCTGCAACCGGTACATCAAGTTCTCCTTGCTGCTGGAGAAAGTGGCTGCCCTGGGGATGGAGTACCTCGCCACGGGACACTACGCCCGAGTGCGCTGGCAAGGCGGGCGGTTCCGGCTCCTGCGGGCCGCGGACCGGGCCAAGGACCAGTCCTACGTCCTCTATGCCCTCACCCAGCAGGAACTGAGCCGGTTGCTCTTCCCTGTGGGGGAGCACACCAAGCCCCGGATCCGGGAGATGGCCCGACGCCTGGGACTGGCGGTGGCGGACAAGCCCGAAAGCCAGGAGATCTGCTTCGTGCCCCGGGGACACTACACGCAGGTGGTGGCCCGGTTTGTTCCGGAAGCGCTCCGGCCGGGCCCCATCTACGACACGGAAGGTAGACTCGTGGGAACGCACCAGGGGATTGCCCGGTACACCCTGGGGCAGCGTCGGGGATTGGGAATTGCCGCAGGCAGGCCCCTGTACGTGGTGGCCATCCTGGCGGATCGCAACGCCCTCGTGGTCGGGGAGGAGGCGGATCTTCGGGTCGCGGAGGTGGAGCTGGAGGAGGTGTCCTGGGTGCAGGGGGAGCCCCCGGCTTGCCGGTTTGCGGCCACGGTGCGTCTGCGTCACGGGGCTCCAGACGTCCCCGCGGAAGTGGAGTGCCTGGCGGAGGGGGTCCGGGTGCGGTTCCGGGATCCCGTGGGGGCCACGAACGCGGGGCAGGTGGCTTGCCTCTACCGGGGAGAGGAGGTCCTAGGCGGCGGTGTGGTGCGCCGGGTGCGCACCCTCGGCGGGGAGCGGTTCGAGCAGGCCATGGCGGTACCGGTATGCACAGGATAA
- a CDS encoding ABC transporter substrate-binding protein, with protein MRRWTVLGLVVCVALAGFLGAGYAQAPRVIRIGVVVSATGPAAALGIPVRNAFLLYEELFRDAIPGYRIQYIILDDATNPTLAVQNARKLIAEDRVVAIAGSTVSVSALAMVDVTGEAGVPQMAMGATQNIVHPVDEKRRWVFLLPQTAASAIQAVTLDMRLRGVRTVGYIGFNDVWGEEWWTSLSQAAPNLGIRVVANERYARADTSVTGQVLRLLAARPDAVLVGASGTPAILPQRTLRERGYRGIIYHTHAVGDPDVLRVGGKDLEGALLPVGPAVVADQLPDNHPSKRPALEHKRIYESRYGPGSVSQFGAHVHDFWLIVRPALERALRRVSPDNLPAFRTALRDEIEATRNLPGAHGVFSYSPIDHLGHRFEYSNVFVQVQGGKLKLLRTFLPRQ; from the coding sequence ATGCGCCGGTGGACGGTGCTTGGGTTGGTGGTGTGCGTTGCTCTCGCGGGGTTCCTGGGAGCAGGCTACGCCCAGGCCCCCCGGGTGATCCGGATCGGCGTGGTGGTCTCCGCCACAGGCCCCGCGGCGGCGCTGGGGATTCCGGTGCGGAACGCCTTCCTGCTGTATGAGGAGCTATTCCGGGACGCCATCCCGGGCTACCGGATCCAGTACATCATCCTCGACGACGCTACCAATCCCACCTTGGCGGTCCAGAATGCCCGCAAGCTCATTGCGGAGGACCGGGTGGTAGCCATCGCAGGGAGTACGGTCTCTGTGAGCGCGCTCGCCATGGTGGATGTTACGGGGGAGGCAGGCGTCCCGCAGATGGCCATGGGGGCCACCCAGAACATCGTCCACCCCGTGGACGAGAAGCGCCGGTGGGTGTTCCTCCTGCCGCAGACTGCAGCGAGCGCCATCCAGGCGGTGACCCTGGACATGCGGCTCCGGGGAGTCCGGACCGTGGGCTACATCGGGTTCAACGACGTCTGGGGCGAGGAGTGGTGGACCTCCCTCTCCCAGGCAGCCCCGAACCTCGGCATCCGGGTTGTGGCGAACGAACGGTACGCCCGCGCGGACACCAGCGTGACGGGCCAGGTGCTGCGCCTCCTCGCGGCCAGGCCGGACGCGGTGCTGGTGGGAGCGAGCGGAACCCCTGCGATCCTGCCACAGCGGACCCTCCGGGAGCGCGGATATCGGGGCATCATCTACCACACGCACGCCGTCGGGGATCCTGATGTCCTGCGGGTCGGAGGCAAGGATCTGGAGGGGGCCCTCCTCCCTGTAGGCCCCGCGGTGGTGGCAGACCAGCTGCCGGACAACCACCCCAGCAAGCGGCCCGCCCTGGAGCACAAGCGGATCTACGAGAGCCGGTATGGGCCGGGCAGCGTTTCGCAGTTCGGGGCCCACGTCCACGACTTCTGGCTCATCGTACGCCCAGCCCTGGAGCGGGCCCTGCGGCGGGTAAGCCCCGATAATCTCCCAGCCTTCCGGACAGCCCTCCGGGACGAGATCGAGGCCACCCGGAACCTCCCGGGAGCCCACGGGGTGTTCAGCTACTCGCCCATCGACCACCTGGGCCACCGGTTTGAATACAGCAACGTCTTCGTCCAGGTGCAGGGCGGAAAGCTGAAGCTCCTGCGCACTTTCCTCCCGCGCCAGTAG
- a CDS encoding branched-chain amino acid ABC transporter permease: protein MDATILGLLIADGITSGVIYGLLAITIVLVFTVTRVLFVPMGELLMYAPLTYALLVDHKLPGSIWLGTVLLTAWGVLDLFRGARRLPLLLFGGAGALLGMGMWSASTGSPILAWVLAVGVVVLMGIATYRVFFEPIPHASVLTYLILSLGLHFVLQGLGLVFFGPEQYRLPPLLPGEVQLGPVPLPKQNFAVYALALAWVLALYGFFSRSLYGKALLACAINRRGARLTGISIQEAGRVAFILASLISALGGMLLAPLTNAAYFMGFIPSLKGFVAAVLGGLVSYPLAAVGALLVGTLEAFSAFYASAYKEALVFALLLPILFVQSLRTLEIGGVEE from the coding sequence GTGGACGCCACCATCCTGGGGCTTCTGATCGCGGACGGGATCACCAGCGGGGTGATCTACGGGCTTCTGGCCATCACCATCGTGCTCGTATTCACCGTGACCCGGGTCCTCTTCGTGCCCATGGGGGAGCTCCTCATGTACGCGCCCCTCACATACGCCCTGCTGGTGGACCACAAGCTCCCCGGCTCCATCTGGCTCGGAACGGTCTTGCTGACCGCCTGGGGGGTACTGGACCTCTTCCGGGGCGCGCGTCGCCTGCCCCTCCTGCTCTTTGGCGGTGCCGGGGCCCTGCTGGGGATGGGGATGTGGTCCGCCTCCACCGGTTCCCCGATCCTCGCGTGGGTGCTGGCGGTGGGCGTGGTGGTCCTGATGGGGATCGCCACCTACCGGGTGTTCTTCGAACCCATCCCGCACGCCTCCGTACTCACCTACCTCATCCTGTCCCTGGGGCTCCACTTCGTGCTGCAGGGACTGGGGCTCGTGTTCTTCGGGCCGGAGCAGTACCGTCTCCCCCCTCTCTTGCCGGGAGAGGTACAGCTGGGCCCCGTGCCGCTGCCGAAGCAGAACTTCGCGGTCTACGCCTTGGCCCTGGCCTGGGTCCTGGCCCTCTACGGGTTTTTCTCCCGGAGCCTGTACGGCAAGGCCCTCCTGGCCTGTGCCATCAACCGCCGGGGGGCCCGCCTCACGGGGATCAGCATCCAGGAGGCGGGCCGCGTGGCCTTCATCCTCGCCTCCCTCATCTCCGCCCTGGGAGGCATGCTGCTCGCACCCCTCACCAACGCCGCCTACTTCATGGGGTTCATCCCCTCCTTGAAGGGCTTCGTGGCCGCGGTCCTGGGAGGACTCGTGAGCTATCCCCTAGCCGCGGTGGGTGCGCTCCTCGTGGGCACCCTGGAGGCCTTCAGCGCCTTCTACGCGAGTGCCTACAAGGAGGCGCTGGTGTTTGCCCTCCTGCTGCCCATCCTGTTCGTCCAGAGCCTGCGCACGCTGGAGATCGGAGGGGTGGAAGAGTGA